From one Eptesicus fuscus isolate TK198812 chromosome 3, DD_ASM_mEF_20220401, whole genome shotgun sequence genomic stretch:
- the HMGN1 gene encoding non-histone chromosomal protein HMG-14 has protein sequence MPKRKVSSAEGAAKEEPKRRSARLSAKPAPAKVEAKPKKAAGKDKSADKKVQTKGKRGAKGKQAEVADQEPKEDLPAENGETKNEESPTSDEAGEKEAKSD, from the exons ATGCCCAAGAGGAAG GTCAGCTCTGCGGAGGGGGCGGCCAAGGAGGAG CCGAAGAGGAGGTCGGCCAGGTTGTCAGCC AAACCTGCTCCTGCAAAAGTGGAAGCGAAGCCCAAAAAGGCGGCGGGAAAG GATAAGTCTGCGGACAAAAAAGTGCAAACGAAAGGGAAAAGGGGAGCAAAGGGAAAGCAGGCCGAAGTGGCTGACCAGGAACCTAAAGAAGATCTACCTGCGGAAAACGGAGAAACTAAAAACGAGGAG AGTCCAACCTCAGatgaagcaggagaaaaagaagccAAGTCCGATTAA